The proteins below come from a single Salinilacihabitans rarus genomic window:
- a CDS encoding YbhB/YbcL family Raf kinase inhibitor-like protein, producing the protein MGELTLTSPAFDHGERIPEKYGYDAENVNPPLEIEGVPDEAESLALAVDDPDAIEPAGKVWDHWVVWNVPPETTEIPEGWEPDDAEEGTNDFGEVGYGGPNPPDREHRYRFKLFALETTLDLPAGTDVEDLGEAVEGRIVAQTQLDGAFPA; encoded by the coding sequence ATGGGAGAACTCACGCTCACGAGCCCGGCGTTCGATCACGGCGAACGGATCCCCGAGAAGTACGGCTACGACGCCGAGAACGTCAACCCGCCGCTGGAAATCGAGGGCGTCCCCGACGAGGCCGAGTCGCTGGCGCTCGCCGTCGACGACCCCGACGCGATCGAACCGGCGGGGAAGGTCTGGGACCACTGGGTGGTGTGGAACGTCCCGCCGGAGACGACCGAGATTCCGGAGGGGTGGGAGCCCGACGACGCCGAAGAGGGGACGAACGACTTCGGCGAGGTCGGCTACGGCGGGCCGAACCCGCCGGACCGCGAGCACCGGTACCGGTTCAAGCTCTTCGCGCTGGAGACGACGCTCGACCTCCCGGCCGGGACCGACGTCGAGGACCTCGGCGAGGCGGTCGAGGGACGGATCGTGGCGCAGACGCAACTCGACGGGGCGTTCCCGGCCTGA
- a CDS encoding carbonic anhydrase, translating into MAEETLFELLAGNAAHVDALPDDYFADVADEQRPSVVTVCCSDSRVSQEGMWNVEEPGTVFTPSNIGNQVWDAHEGERIVDGGVLYPIHHTGTETAAVVGHTGCGAVTAAYRVATGEEPPGPEGVAKWVDLLVPVVEAGLDSDLVDADADDERVVNQLVEYNVRRQAAFLRESDAVPESVAVYGFVYDLHGAYGDAPGRAYLVDHEGERDPERIADSLPEAYRGAARSLLG; encoded by the coding sequence ATGGCAGAGGAGACACTGTTCGAGTTGCTCGCGGGCAACGCCGCACACGTCGACGCGCTCCCCGACGACTACTTCGCCGACGTAGCCGACGAACAGCGCCCGAGCGTCGTGACGGTCTGCTGTTCGGACTCGCGCGTCTCCCAGGAGGGGATGTGGAACGTCGAGGAGCCGGGGACGGTCTTCACGCCGAGCAACATCGGCAACCAGGTCTGGGACGCCCACGAGGGCGAGCGCATCGTCGACGGGGGCGTCCTCTACCCGATCCACCACACCGGGACGGAGACGGCCGCCGTCGTCGGCCACACCGGCTGCGGGGCGGTGACGGCCGCCTACCGGGTCGCGACCGGCGAGGAACCGCCGGGCCCCGAGGGGGTCGCGAAGTGGGTCGACCTGCTGGTGCCGGTGGTCGAGGCGGGGCTGGACAGCGACCTCGTCGACGCCGACGCGGACGACGAGCGGGTCGTGAACCAGCTCGTCGAGTACAACGTCCGCCGGCAGGCCGCGTTTCTGCGCGAGTCGGACGCGGTTCCCGAGTCGGTCGCCGTCTACGGCTTCGTCTACGACCTCCACGGCGCCTACGGCGACGCGCCGGGTCGGGCGTACCTCGTCGACCACGAGGGCGAGCGCGACCCCGAGCGAATCGCCGACTCGCTCCCCGAGGCCTACCGGGGGGCCGCGCGGAGCCTGCTCGGCTGA
- a CDS encoding BtpA/SgcQ family protein, with the protein MEFEATFDTPKPILGMVHLGPLPGSPGYDGDLDAVVELAVADARALAAGGVDGIVIENFGDAPFHPDDVPKHTVASMTRAAAAVADATALPRGINVLRNDAAAAVSVAAAVGAAFVRVNVHTGARVTDQGVVEGRAHETIRLRERLDADVAVFADVDVKHSEPLAAASDPAAAFVDGVERGLADAAIVSGRGTGEPTDVDAVCDLVEARERAGLDAPILVGSGVREGTVEDLLSVADGAIVGTALKEGGETTAPVDEERVAALVARADAVR; encoded by the coding sequence ATGGAGTTCGAAGCCACCTTCGACACCCCGAAGCCGATCCTCGGGATGGTCCACCTCGGTCCGCTGCCGGGCAGTCCGGGCTACGACGGCGACCTCGACGCGGTCGTCGAGCTCGCCGTCGCGGACGCGCGGGCGCTCGCCGCCGGCGGCGTCGACGGGATCGTGATCGAGAACTTCGGGGACGCGCCGTTTCACCCCGACGACGTGCCCAAACACACCGTCGCGTCGATGACGCGAGCGGCGGCCGCGGTCGCCGACGCGACCGCGCTCCCGCGTGGGATCAACGTCCTGCGCAACGACGCCGCGGCGGCGGTGTCGGTCGCGGCCGCCGTCGGCGCCGCGTTCGTCCGCGTCAACGTCCACACGGGCGCGCGGGTGACAGACCAGGGCGTCGTCGAGGGGCGGGCCCACGAGACGATCCGCCTTCGCGAGCGCCTCGACGCCGACGTCGCGGTGTTCGCGGACGTCGACGTCAAGCACTCGGAACCGCTGGCGGCCGCGTCCGATCCCGCGGCGGCGTTCGTCGACGGGGTCGAGCGCGGGCTGGCCGACGCCGCGATCGTTTCCGGACGCGGGACCGGCGAGCCGACCGACGTCGACGCCGTGTGCGACCTCGTCGAGGCGCGCGAGCGGGCCGGCCTCGACGCGCCGATCCTCGTCGGCAGCGGGGTCCGCGAGGGGACCGTCGAGGACCTGCTCTCGGTCGCGGACGGAGCCATCGTCGGTACGGCGCTCAAGGAGGGCGGCGAGACGACGGCGCCGGTCGACGAGGAGCGGGTCGCGGCGCTGGTGGCGCGGGCGGACGCGGTGCGGTAA
- a CDS encoding cold-shock protein — protein MAKGTVDFFNDTGGYGFISTEDADDDVFFHMEDIGGPDLEEGQELEFEIEQAPKGPRATNVQRL, from the coding sequence ATGGCGAAAGGCACCGTTGATTTCTTCAACGACACTGGCGGTTACGGATTCATCTCGACTGAGGACGCGGACGACGACGTATTCTTCCACATGGAAGACATCGGCGGTCCGGATCTCGAGGAGGGACAGGAACTGGAGTTCGAAATCGAGCAGGCCCCCAAGGGCCCGCGCGCGACGAACGTCCAGCGTCTGTAA
- a CDS encoding ABC transporter ATP-binding protein, with amino-acid sequence MPPAIETVDLVKEYGDLRALDGLSLSVEDGEFFGLLGPNGAGKTTFINTLVGLVRKSGGEARVFGHDVETDYRRARDAIGLAPQEFNVDRFFPIREVLMHKAGYHGVPKAEAARRADEALKRVGIYDKRDERFDWLSGGMKRRLLLARALVTEPDLLILDEPTAGVDVQLRRDLWELITELNDEGTTVLLTTHYIEEAERLCDRVAILNEGRKVTVATPDELKRRGTDTIAVSLESSPEAAAVEAAVDGYAHDVSVAGDRLEVRVDDGGSTAPRLLRDLEAAGYGIVDLEISRTSLEEIFVDLTRREDRTVTRSGAGESAEEAEPEPERTEGVA; translated from the coding sequence ATGCCACCGGCCATCGAGACCGTCGACCTCGTGAAGGAGTACGGCGACCTCCGGGCGCTCGACGGGCTGTCGCTTTCGGTCGAGGACGGGGAGTTCTTCGGGCTGCTCGGTCCGAACGGCGCGGGGAAGACGACGTTCATCAACACGCTCGTCGGCCTCGTCCGCAAGTCCGGCGGCGAGGCCCGCGTCTTCGGCCACGACGTCGAGACCGACTACCGGCGGGCGCGCGATGCCATCGGCCTCGCCCCACAGGAGTTCAACGTCGACCGCTTCTTCCCCATCCGGGAGGTGCTGATGCACAAGGCCGGCTACCACGGCGTGCCGAAGGCGGAGGCCGCACGCCGGGCCGACGAGGCGCTCAAGCGCGTCGGCATCTACGACAAGCGCGACGAGCGCTTCGACTGGCTCTCCGGCGGGATGAAACGGCGCCTGCTGCTCGCCCGCGCGCTCGTGACCGAACCCGACCTGCTCATCCTGGACGAGCCGACCGCGGGCGTCGACGTCCAGCTACGCCGCGACCTCTGGGAGCTGATCACCGAGTTGAACGACGAGGGGACGACCGTCCTCCTGACGACCCACTACATCGAGGAGGCCGAGCGCCTCTGTGACCGCGTCGCCATCCTCAACGAGGGTCGAAAGGTGACCGTCGCGACCCCCGACGAACTGAAACGCCGCGGGACGGACACGATCGCGGTGAGCCTCGAATCGTCGCCCGAGGCCGCGGCGGTGGAGGCCGCCGTCGACGGCTACGCCCACGACGTCTCCGTCGCCGGCGACCGCCTCGAAGTCCGCGTCGACGACGGCGGCTCGACCGCGCCGAGACTGCTGCGCGACCTCGAGGCCGCCGGCTACGGGATCGTCGACCTCGAAATCTCGCGGACGTCGCTCGAAGAGATCTTCGTCGACCTCACGCGCCGCGAGGACCGGACGGTGACGCGGTCGGGAGCCGGCGAGTCCGCCGAGGAGGCCGAACCCGAGCCCGAACGAACGGAGGGGGTCGCCTGA
- a CDS encoding MFS transporter: protein MRNRLGVNPQVLALALARMSESVGNSFLIVVLPLFIASDFVTGETFGLTEVFITGFVLSIFGLVNSPLQPFTGRLSDRTGRRKVFVLFGLTLIAVASFSYSLASTYWHLVVLRVLQGVAGAFIIPTTVALVNDLATEENRGGNMGTYNTFRLVGFGVGPIAAGGVVAAGPYSIPLGGTTLSITGFDAAFYFAASTATLAFVLVLTLIRDPDVEPTETDGSALDGIAVFDRTGAQLLDPVFALGVVSFFMAVGIAVFATLGDIVNARLDQGPEMFGLQFAAFVLAQIFLQAPIGRATDFYGRKAFILFGTVLLVPTTLAQGLVPDFALAGGVVSDSWLMFAARFLQGVAGAMVFAPALALAGDLAPEDRSGSTLSVLTMAFGFGVAAGPLLSGFLVAWGFAVPFAFAAFLAALGVVLVLTQVDEVTTPRRPIPLVGYVT from the coding sequence ATGAGAAACCGACTGGGCGTCAATCCGCAGGTGCTCGCGCTCGCGCTCGCACGGATGTCGGAGTCCGTCGGCAACTCGTTTCTCATCGTCGTTCTGCCGCTTTTCATCGCCAGCGACTTCGTCACCGGCGAGACGTTCGGGCTGACGGAGGTGTTCATCACCGGGTTCGTCCTCTCGATTTTCGGGCTGGTCAACAGCCCGCTCCAGCCGTTCACCGGACGCCTGTCCGACCGCACGGGACGGCGCAAGGTCTTCGTCCTGTTCGGCCTCACGCTCATCGCCGTGGCGAGTTTCTCCTACTCGCTTGCGTCGACGTACTGGCACCTCGTCGTCCTGCGGGTGTTACAGGGCGTCGCCGGCGCGTTCATCATCCCCACGACGGTCGCGCTCGTCAACGACCTCGCCACCGAGGAGAACCGCGGCGGCAACATGGGCACGTACAACACGTTCCGCCTCGTCGGGTTCGGGGTCGGCCCCATCGCCGCCGGCGGGGTGGTCGCCGCGGGACCGTACTCGATCCCCCTCGGCGGGACGACGCTCTCGATCACCGGCTTCGACGCCGCCTTCTACTTCGCCGCCTCGACCGCCACGCTCGCGTTCGTGCTCGTCCTGACGCTCATCCGCGATCCGGACGTCGAACCGACCGAGACCGACGGCTCGGCCCTCGACGGCATCGCCGTCTTCGACCGGACCGGCGCGCAACTGCTCGACCCCGTGTTCGCCCTCGGCGTCGTCTCGTTTTTCATGGCCGTCGGCATCGCCGTCTTCGCCACCCTCGGGGACATCGTCAACGCGAGACTCGATCAGGGCCCCGAGATGTTCGGCCTCCAGTTCGCGGCGTTCGTCCTCGCCCAGATCTTCCTCCAGGCACCGATCGGCCGCGCGACCGACTTCTACGGCCGGAAGGCGTTCATCCTCTTCGGGACGGTGTTGCTGGTGCCGACGACGCTCGCCCAGGGGCTCGTCCCCGACTTCGCGCTCGCCGGGGGAGTCGTCTCGGACTCGTGGCTGATGTTCGCCGCGCGATTCCTGCAGGGCGTGGCCGGGGCGATGGTGTTCGCGCCGGCGCTCGCGCTCGCGGGCGACCTCGCCCCCGAGGACCGCTCCGGGTCGACGCTGTCCGTGCTCACGATGGCGTTCGGCTTCGGCGTCGCCGCCGGGCCGTTGCTGTCGGGCTTTCTGGTCGCCTGGGGGTTCGCCGTGCCGTTCGCGTTCGCGGCCTTCCTCGCGGCCCTCGGCGTCGTCCTCGTCCTGACGCAGGTCGACGAGGTCACCACGCCGCGGCGGCCGATCCCGCTCGTCGGCTACGTGACCTGA
- a CDS encoding 2Fe-2S iron-sulfur cluster-binding protein has translation MPTIRFRGREIDCEEGEILRDALLSAGESPHNGFSDAANCRGRATCGTCAVAVAGDVDDPTPAERRRLSLPPHDPDAGLRLACQTRVEGDVEVTKHGGFWGQKVED, from the coding sequence ATGCCGACGATCCGCTTTCGCGGTCGCGAGATCGACTGCGAGGAGGGAGAGATCCTCCGCGACGCGCTCCTTTCGGCCGGGGAGAGCCCGCACAACGGGTTCTCGGACGCGGCGAACTGTCGCGGACGAGCCACCTGCGGTACCTGCGCGGTCGCGGTCGCGGGAGACGTCGACGACCCCACGCCGGCCGAGCGCCGACGGCTCTCGTTGCCGCCCCACGACCCCGACGCCGGCCTGCGGCTGGCCTGCCAGACGCGCGTCGAGGGCGACGTCGAGGTGACGAAACACGGCGGCTTCTGGGGTCAGAAGGTCGAGGACTGA
- a CDS encoding asparagine synthase-related protein — protein MDALTARNASRDVVEPSRETDPPETVRLLASNPDAEFVDDGSAVWLVAAVPDPGVRAAIESGATFEDVRDRLVESGGEFSLVRVSTADGPAVRAHRGVTSGYDVFFLRTPTGEVVVTDCFRDALAHLPVADRTVTRGIVADHLLYRTTPEGTYVAEVDRLGHGETLRWDPPAAPEREVTESLSAPRRLDAEGGVRALDAALDRVTSYGSTEGLVTMLSGGVDSTLLHTYLPEGTPSASAAFETPEFEFEVEYAMRASSLLGTDHELVTALEREFPDHLEKAIDAVGMPPHQLQVPTFDLCYRNTGYDVYVNGQTAEGLYGHGAGLARTVWLTRPLRHLPAIHPAQRTHRRMAERLSRSPWNPRGAAQKQSQYPRMAHVSDFAPDELLERRQLRRLSYVRERVPLVDASETFAAHLDWGHWIHRLCDNTINVYRQLANARGKAFRAPFAARAVAEAALAVPSPDRYVDGREGKPIPKALLGRKLPDYETSKPKGNGNLPAQRFLRDGPLVEVERRYDLPAFAPVDDWETAVERYPGMGWVLLSWAVWRDRVLSNDDLTVSSHARSVEVAL, from the coding sequence ATGGATGCTCTGACCGCCCGAAACGCCAGTCGCGACGTCGTCGAACCGTCACGCGAGACCGACCCGCCGGAGACCGTCCGACTGCTGGCGTCGAACCCCGACGCCGAGTTCGTCGACGACGGTTCGGCGGTCTGGCTCGTGGCCGCGGTTCCGGACCCGGGGGTGCGGGCGGCCATCGAATCGGGCGCGACCTTCGAGGACGTCCGCGACCGCCTCGTCGAGAGCGGCGGCGAGTTCAGCCTCGTGCGGGTGTCGACGGCCGACGGGCCGGCGGTTCGCGCCCACCGCGGGGTCACGTCGGGCTACGACGTCTTCTTCCTCCGGACGCCGACGGGGGAGGTCGTCGTGACGGACTGCTTCCGGGACGCGCTCGCCCACCTCCCGGTCGCCGACCGGACGGTGACCCGCGGGATCGTCGCCGACCACCTGCTCTACCGCACCACGCCCGAGGGGACGTACGTGGCGGAGGTCGACCGACTCGGCCACGGCGAGACGCTCCGCTGGGACCCCCCGGCCGCGCCCGAGCGCGAGGTGACCGAGTCGCTGTCGGCGCCGCGACGGCTCGACGCCGAGGGCGGCGTCCGCGCGCTCGACGCGGCGCTCGATCGCGTCACCTCGTACGGGTCGACGGAGGGACTGGTCACGATGCTGTCCGGCGGCGTCGACTCCACGCTCTTGCACACGTACCTGCCCGAGGGGACGCCGAGCGCGAGCGCCGCGTTCGAGACCCCCGAGTTCGAGTTCGAGGTCGAGTACGCCATGCGGGCGAGTTCGCTGCTCGGCACCGACCACGAACTGGTCACCGCGCTCGAACGCGAGTTCCCCGACCACCTCGAAAAAGCGATCGACGCGGTCGGGATGCCGCCCCACCAGCTACAGGTGCCGACGTTCGATCTCTGTTACCGGAACACCGGGTACGACGTCTACGTCAACGGACAGACGGCCGAGGGCCTGTACGGCCACGGCGCGGGTCTCGCCCGGACGGTCTGGCTGACCCGCCCCCTCCGGCACCTCCCCGCGATCCACCCGGCACAGCGGACCCACCGCCGGATGGCCGAGCGACTGTCCCGCTCGCCGTGGAACCCCCGCGGGGCGGCCCAGAAGCAGTCCCAGTACCCCCGTATGGCGCACGTGAGCGACTTCGCCCCCGACGAACTGCTCGAACGCCGACAGCTCCGCCGGCTCTCGTACGTCCGCGAGCGCGTCCCGCTCGTCGACGCCTCGGAGACGTTCGCGGCCCACCTCGACTGGGGCCACTGGATCCACCGCCTCTGTGACAACACGATCAACGTCTACCGCCAGCTGGCCAACGCCCGGGGGAAGGCGTTCCGCGCGCCGTTCGCCGCGCGGGCCGTCGCCGAGGCGGCGCTGGCGGTGCCGTCGCCCGACCGGTACGTCGACGGTCGCGAGGGGAAACCCATCCCGAAGGCGCTGCTCGGCCGGAAACTTCCCGACTACGAGACCTCGAAGCCGAAGGGCAACGGGAACCTGCCGGCCCAGCGGTTCCTCCGCGACGGGCCGCTGGTCGAGGTCGAGCGCCGGTACGACCTCCCCGCGTTCGCGCCCGTCGACGACTGGGAGACGGCCGTCGAGCGCTACCCCGGGATGGGGTGGGTGCTACTTAGCTGGGCCGTCTGGCGCGACCGCGTGCTGTCGAACGACGACCTCACGGTCTCCTCGCACGCGCGCTCGGTCGAGGTCGCGCTCTGA
- a CDS encoding YgaP family membrane protein, producing MDRNVCALDRTARVALAALLLVVGYRTRRRWPGTLAFIAGSDLLATAVVGRCPVNALVGIDTCPDA from the coding sequence GTGGACCGAAACGTCTGTGCCCTCGACCGAACCGCCCGCGTCGCGCTCGCGGCGCTACTGCTCGTCGTCGGCTACCGCACCCGCCGGCGGTGGCCGGGGACGCTCGCGTTCATCGCCGGCAGCGACCTGCTCGCGACCGCGGTCGTCGGTCGCTGTCCCGTCAACGCGCTGGTCGGGATCGACACCTGTCCCGACGCGTGA
- a CDS encoding ABC transporter permease — MWTVGARALFRREVLRFVRRPKNTFMPPAITNVLYFAVFGVILGGRIDRIAGFDYILFILPGLIVLGTISNAFENASFSIFHGRWNEYIHETLTSPLSYLEMIVAYVAASAVRGLIVGVIIALVGRLFVPISVENGLFLVGTMVVISALFAGFGIIGGLVARDFDDLTVMNQFILRPLVFFGAVFYSLTILPPTWRYVSLLNPMVYMVDGVRYGLLGYSDFLRLAPAAYAEVVPVLSLGVLTALTAVVLAVDVYLFKVGYGLTD; from the coding sequence ATGTGGACCGTCGGGGCGCGCGCGCTCTTCCGGCGCGAGGTGCTGCGGTTCGTTCGCCGGCCGAAGAACACGTTCATGCCGCCGGCGATCACGAACGTGCTCTACTTCGCGGTGTTCGGGGTGATCCTCGGCGGCCGGATCGACCGGATCGCCGGCTTCGACTACATCCTCTTCATCCTGCCCGGCCTCATCGTGCTGGGAACGATCTCGAACGCCTTCGAGAACGCCTCGTTCTCGATCTTCCACGGCCGGTGGAACGAGTACATCCACGAGACGCTCACCTCGCCGCTGTCGTACCTCGAGATGATCGTCGCCTACGTCGCCGCCAGCGCCGTCCGCGGGCTGATCGTCGGCGTCATCATCGCCCTCGTGGGCCGGCTGTTCGTGCCCATCAGCGTCGAGAACGGGCTCTTCCTCGTCGGGACGATGGTCGTCATCTCGGCGCTGTTCGCCGGTTTCGGGATCATCGGTGGCCTCGTCGCGCGGGACTTCGACGACCTCACCGTGATGAACCAGTTCATCCTCCGGCCGCTGGTGTTCTTCGGCGCGGTCTTCTACTCGCTGACGATCCTGCCGCCGACGTGGCGGTACGTCTCGCTTTTGAACCCGATGGTCTACATGGTCGACGGCGTCCGCTACGGCCTGCTTGGCTACTCCGACTTCCTCAGGCTCGCCCCCGCGGCCTACGCCGAGGTCGTCCCCGTCCTTTCGCTGGGGGTGCTCACGGCGCTGACGGCCGTCGTCCTCGCGGTCGACGTCTACCTGTTCAAGGTCGGCTACGGCCTGACCGACTGA